One part of the Humulus lupulus chromosome 9, drHumLupu1.1, whole genome shotgun sequence genome encodes these proteins:
- the LOC133800977 gene encoding 2-alkenal reductase (NADP(+)-dependent)-like isoform X1, with amino-acid sequence MAEVRNKQVLLREYVSRYPKESDMYVTTSTLKFKLPEGTNGVLVKNLYLSCDPYMRNRMKKHPTYYADSLKLHSSISGYGVAEVLESGDSNFKEGDLVWGITGWEQYSIINETQSLFKIPHTDVPLSYYAGILGMPGMTAYAGFYELWSPKKGEYAFVSAASGAVGQLVGQFAKLLGCYVVGSAGSKENVDLLKNKFGFDEAFNHKEEAGLDAALKRYFPEGIDIYFENVGGKMLDAVLLNLRVHARIAVCGMISQYNLDHPEGVHNLMNLITKQARLEGFVVTNYYHLYPKFLEFILPFIKQGNVINVEDAAQGLDNAPAALVGLFTGSNVGKQIVAVSHK; translated from the exons ATGGCGGAAGTGAGGAACAAGCAGGTGTTACTGCGAGAGTATGTGTCTCGTTACCCAAAAGAATCCGATATGTATGTAACCACTTCTACTCTGAAATTCAAGCTTCCGGAAGGCACCAATGGAGTTCTGGTTAAGAACCTCTATTTGTCCTGTGACCCTTACATGCGAAACCGTATGAAGAAGCACCCCACTTATTATGCGGATTCTTTAAAGCTCCATTCA TCAATAAGTGGGTATGGAGTGGCTGAAGTATTAGAATCTGGGGATTCAAACTTCAAAGAGGGTGATTTGGTTTGGGGCATAACTGGGTGGGAGCAATATAGCATTATAAATGAAACACAGTCCCTTTTCAAAATTCCCCACACTGATGTTCCCCTTTCTTACTATGCTGGTATTCTTG GTATGCCTGGTATGACTGCTTATGCTGGTTTCTATGAGCTTTGGTCTCCTAAGAAAGGAGAATACGCCTTTGTTTCAGCTGCATCTGGTGCAGTGGGTCAGCTTGTTGGGCAGTTTGCAAAGCTACTGGGTTGCTATGTGGTGGGTAGTGCTGGAAGCAAAGAAAAC GTTGATTTGTTGAAGAACAAGTTCGGGTTTGATGAGGCTTTCAACCATAAAGAAGAGGCTGGTTTGGATGCAGCTTTAAAAAG GTACTTTCCGGAAGGAATAGATATTTACTTTGAGAATGTTGGGGGAAAGATGCTTGATGCAGTGCTATTGAATTTGAGAGTCCATGCTCGAATTGCTGTGTGTGGAATGATCTCACAGTACAACCTCGATCATCCTGAAGGTGTTCATAATTTAATGAACCTCATTACCAAACAAGCCCGCTTAGAAGGATTTGTAGTGACTAACTACTATCATCTCTACCCCAAGTTTCTTGAATTTATTCTGCCTTTCATCAAACAAGGTAATGTCATCaatgtcgaagatgctgctcaagGCTTGGACAATGCCCCTGCAGCTCTTGTTGGCCTCTTCACTGGCAGCAACGTCGGAAAGCAAATAGTTGCCGTCTCACATAAATGA
- the LOC133800977 gene encoding 2-alkenal reductase (NADP(+)-dependent)-like isoform X2, producing the protein MAEVRNKQVLLREYVSRYPKESDMYVTTSTLKFKLPEGTNGVLVKNLYLSCDPYMRNRMKKHPTYYADSLKLHSSISGYGVAEVLESGDSNFKEGDLVWGITGWEQYSIINETQSLFKIPHTDVPLSYYAGILAASGAVGQLVGQFAKLLGCYVVGSAGSKENVDLLKNKFGFDEAFNHKEEAGLDAALKRYFPEGIDIYFENVGGKMLDAVLLNLRVHARIAVCGMISQYNLDHPEGVHNLMNLITKQARLEGFVVTNYYHLYPKFLEFILPFIKQGNVINVEDAAQGLDNAPAALVGLFTGSNVGKQIVAVSHK; encoded by the exons ATGGCGGAAGTGAGGAACAAGCAGGTGTTACTGCGAGAGTATGTGTCTCGTTACCCAAAAGAATCCGATATGTATGTAACCACTTCTACTCTGAAATTCAAGCTTCCGGAAGGCACCAATGGAGTTCTGGTTAAGAACCTCTATTTGTCCTGTGACCCTTACATGCGAAACCGTATGAAGAAGCACCCCACTTATTATGCGGATTCTTTAAAGCTCCATTCA TCAATAAGTGGGTATGGAGTGGCTGAAGTATTAGAATCTGGGGATTCAAACTTCAAAGAGGGTGATTTGGTTTGGGGCATAACTGGGTGGGAGCAATATAGCATTATAAATGAAACACAGTCCCTTTTCAAAATTCCCCACACTGATGTTCCCCTTTCTTACTATGCTGGTATTCTTG CTGCATCTGGTGCAGTGGGTCAGCTTGTTGGGCAGTTTGCAAAGCTACTGGGTTGCTATGTGGTGGGTAGTGCTGGAAGCAAAGAAAAC GTTGATTTGTTGAAGAACAAGTTCGGGTTTGATGAGGCTTTCAACCATAAAGAAGAGGCTGGTTTGGATGCAGCTTTAAAAAG GTACTTTCCGGAAGGAATAGATATTTACTTTGAGAATGTTGGGGGAAAGATGCTTGATGCAGTGCTATTGAATTTGAGAGTCCATGCTCGAATTGCTGTGTGTGGAATGATCTCACAGTACAACCTCGATCATCCTGAAGGTGTTCATAATTTAATGAACCTCATTACCAAACAAGCCCGCTTAGAAGGATTTGTAGTGACTAACTACTATCATCTCTACCCCAAGTTTCTTGAATTTATTCTGCCTTTCATCAAACAAGGTAATGTCATCaatgtcgaagatgctgctcaagGCTTGGACAATGCCCCTGCAGCTCTTGTTGGCCTCTTCACTGGCAGCAACGTCGGAAAGCAAATAGTTGCCGTCTCACATAAATGA